In Alkalihalobacillus sp. FSL W8-0930, a single window of DNA contains:
- the thiO gene encoding glycine oxidase ThiO yields the protein MAERIIVLGGGVIGLATAFELRMRGLDVTVLEVKGFGGQASGAAAGMLAPYSEIGEDPDDFFKLCLASLRMFPKWQQEVKDASESSFEYTESGSLHCVYHEADLLSLSTRKGWQKEFGAEAHILTGSQTKKLEPELSDEVIGAIHYPEESHVYAPDYVKALEKACERTGVKLYNHLIELTLEEWEAGVRVRSKDGQVFESDQLVISSGAWAKEFEELLSLTIPIYPIRGQICAYKLAPERIRHIIYSSQGYLVAKADGTLVNGASEDIAGFVTSVTEKGINRLTNWNHRMLPFLKEETPFHNWAGLRPATQDGYPLIGRLEQASRIIFSAGHYRNGILLSAVTAKAVADLAVRQTPNISLDRFTPERFS from the coding sequence ATGGCAGAACGCATCATTGTATTAGGTGGAGGCGTCATAGGGCTTGCAACAGCATTTGAGCTTCGTATGCGAGGATTAGATGTAACCGTTCTTGAAGTAAAAGGGTTTGGTGGTCAGGCTTCTGGTGCAGCTGCCGGAATGCTTGCGCCTTACTCGGAGATCGGGGAAGACCCGGATGACTTTTTTAAACTATGCCTTGCAAGCTTAAGAATGTTTCCAAAGTGGCAACAAGAGGTAAAGGACGCATCCGAATCTTCGTTTGAATATACAGAATCGGGTAGTCTGCATTGTGTGTACCATGAAGCCGACTTATTGTCATTATCAACTCGCAAAGGCTGGCAAAAAGAATTTGGAGCTGAGGCTCATATTCTAACCGGCTCTCAAACGAAAAAACTAGAGCCAGAGTTATCAGATGAAGTGATAGGAGCAATTCATTACCCAGAAGAAAGTCACGTGTATGCACCAGACTATGTGAAGGCACTAGAGAAAGCATGCGAACGAACAGGTGTGAAGCTCTACAATCACCTTATTGAGCTGACGCTTGAAGAGTGGGAAGCTGGAGTACGTGTCCGTTCTAAGGATGGTCAGGTGTTTGAGTCAGATCAACTGGTGATTTCATCAGGTGCTTGGGCTAAGGAATTTGAAGAGCTCTTGTCTTTAACGATTCCAATCTACCCAATCCGTGGTCAGATATGCGCCTACAAACTTGCACCCGAGCGTATTAGGCACATTATTTATTCAAGTCAAGGGTACTTAGTAGCCAAAGCAGATGGGACGCTTGTTAATGGTGCTTCAGAAGACATTGCAGGGTTTGTGACAAGTGTTACTGAAAAAGGGATTAATCGTTTAACAAACTGGAATCACCGTATGCTTCCATTCTTAAAAGAAGAAACACCGTTTCATAACTGGGCAGGTCTTAGACCAGCAACTCAGGATGGCTATCCATTAATAGGACGCTTGGAGCAAGCTAGCCGGATCATCTTTTCTGCTGGACATTATCGGAATGGTATCCTTCTCAGTGCGGTGACAGCCAAAGCGGTTGCAGACTTAGCTGTTAGACAGACACCGAATATCTCATTGGATCGCTTTACACCAGAACGTTTCTCATAA
- the thiD gene encoding bifunctional hydroxymethylpyrimidine kinase/phosphomethylpyrimidine kinase, translated as MTLPKVLTIAGSDSGGGAGIQADLKTFQELDTYGLSVITAITAQNTEGVQAVHPVSLQVLNDQLESVFSDISVDAVKTGMLVSADYIQSISKYVSDYNVRNLVIDPVLGSTTGSELTKDEAIEELKNSLWPLARVVTPNLIEAARILGWASINTVQEMERAVYELHHFGAESILLKGGHLPGEQSVDILYDGHTLTHFPMKRLDQPHTHGTGCTLASAIAAGLAKGDSIAEAVSTAKEFVTCAIKEGFSIGRGSGPLNHSAYRRQ; from the coding sequence ATGACTTTACCAAAGGTATTAACGATTGCCGGTTCTGATAGTGGGGGTGGAGCCGGCATACAGGCGGATTTAAAAACATTTCAAGAGCTTGATACATACGGATTAAGTGTGATTACGGCAATCACGGCTCAAAACACAGAAGGCGTGCAAGCTGTGCATCCTGTCTCACTACAAGTCCTTAACGATCAATTGGAATCGGTTTTTAGTGATATCAGCGTAGATGCAGTGAAAACAGGAATGCTCGTATCCGCTGACTATATCCAATCCATCAGCAAGTATGTGAGTGACTACAATGTGAGGAATCTAGTAATTGATCCGGTGCTTGGATCAACAACTGGTTCTGAACTAACAAAAGACGAAGCAATTGAAGAGTTAAAGAATAGCTTATGGCCATTAGCAAGGGTCGTTACACCGAACTTAATTGAAGCGGCACGTATCCTTGGCTGGGCTTCCATTAACACTGTTCAGGAGATGGAGAGAGCGGTCTACGAGTTACATCATTTTGGAGCAGAAAGTATTTTATTAAAAGGTGGACATCTTCCAGGTGAACAATCCGTTGATATCTTATATGATGGTCATACACTTACCCATTTTCCAATGAAACGATTGGATCAACCTCATACTCATGGAACGGGTTGTACGCTGGCGTCGGCTATTGCAGCTGGACTTGCAAAAGGAGATTCAATTGCTGAAGCAGTAAGCACAGCAAAAGAATTTGTGACATGTGCTATTAAAGAGGGATTCTCGATTGGACGGGGTTCTGGTCCACTTAATCATTCAGCGTATCGCCGTCAGTAA
- a CDS encoding MTH1187 family thiamine-binding protein, with translation MSFQSGVFFMTSQYVACASHRKGDLHSWVEPVSFRTTLKMAKELLISIPARFIVLPILLMLGIMIPPIFLDLNGLPVYSLLYLAFGMHFLFPKSLRQYHGAEHKVFSYKGRISNVRIRAINRASIVNRGCSTNVVVVYFTSVLLGALLFIALQVNGSTALMISSYVSLIPALFTEKLMKAWPKSYISKVSAFLQRRITTTEPDRHHLLAAIASYRQLAEIEFPHRIRRVQKERTKNMAIVDVTIIPIGTEGPSVSDYVVNIQRVLESFGDQITFQLTPMSTLIEGELPVLFKVLEAIHEVPFEHGIKRVATNIRIDDRRDKKQTMASKLDSVQSKLQS, from the coding sequence ATGTCTTTTCAATCTGGTGTGTTCTTTATGACAAGTCAGTATGTTGCCTGTGCTAGTCATCGAAAAGGAGATTTGCATAGTTGGGTTGAGCCCGTCTCTTTTCGTACAACCTTAAAGATGGCTAAAGAACTATTGATCAGCATACCTGCTCGTTTTATCGTACTGCCCATTCTACTTATGTTAGGCATCATGATTCCGCCCATTTTCTTAGATTTAAATGGGTTACCTGTCTATTCATTGTTGTACCTAGCCTTTGGCATGCATTTTTTGTTTCCTAAAAGTCTCCGTCAATACCACGGGGCGGAACATAAAGTATTTAGCTATAAAGGCCGTATTTCAAACGTTCGCATAAGAGCAATCAATCGGGCTTCAATCGTTAACAGAGGTTGCTCTACAAATGTTGTGGTTGTTTATTTTACAAGTGTTCTCCTTGGAGCACTGCTTTTTATTGCATTACAGGTGAACGGATCAACTGCCTTAATGATTTCTTCATATGTAAGTCTCATCCCTGCACTATTTACAGAGAAGTTAATGAAAGCTTGGCCTAAGAGCTATATTTCAAAGGTCTCAGCTTTCCTACAGCGAAGGATCACCACAACTGAACCAGATCGTCATCATTTGCTGGCAGCTATTGCGTCCTATAGGCAGCTAGCTGAAATAGAGTTTCCACACCGAATTAGACGAGTCCAAAAGGAGAGAACAAAAAACATGGCTATTGTTGACGTAACAATTATACCAATTGGAACAGAAGGACCAAGTGTAAGTGACTATGTAGTAAATATTCAACGGGTGCTGGAATCCTTTGGAGATCAGATTACATTTCAATTAACGCCAATGAGTACACTGATTGAAGGGGAGCTTCCTGTACTGTTTAAGGTTCTAGAAGCAATTCATGAAGTACCTTTTGAACATGGGATCAAGAGAGTTGCTACAAATATTCGAATTGATGATCGAAGAGACAAAAAGCAAACGATGGCAAGTAAGCTAGATTCCGTTCAAAGTAAATTGCAATCTTAA
- a CDS encoding GNAT family N-acetyltransferase, with product MNQCTWNILTVTNASELNDAFSVREKVFVEEQGVSNDLEKDALDATATHYVLYDQSGQPAGAARTRHIDTYAKVERVCISKDLRGQGAGVALMNCIERELLMNQKIPTAKLNAQVHAVRFYEHLGYTICSDEFMDAGIPHVTMKKQLVKTENPAQL from the coding sequence ATGAACCAATGTACGTGGAACATTCTCACTGTTACGAATGCATCTGAGCTTAATGATGCATTCTCTGTGAGAGAAAAAGTTTTTGTAGAAGAGCAGGGTGTTTCAAACGATCTTGAAAAGGATGCGCTGGACGCAACAGCTACTCATTATGTTTTGTACGACCAATCGGGCCAACCAGCTGGAGCTGCGAGAACTCGTCATATAGATACGTATGCTAAAGTTGAACGAGTATGTATCTCAAAAGATCTTAGAGGACAAGGGGCAGGTGTTGCCCTAATGAACTGTATAGAGCGAGAATTACTAATGAATCAGAAGATCCCAACAGCAAAGCTAAATGCTCAAGTACACGCAGTCAGGTTTTACGAACATCTTGGTTACACAATTTGTTCCGATGAATTCATGGATGCAGGCATTCCGCATGTTACGATGAAAAAACAACTAGTTAAGACAGAAAACCCAGCTCAATTGTAG
- a CDS encoding 2'-5' RNA ligase family protein, which produces MYYVILFPSPSVQDEANSFRKRFDSHYALIPPHIKLTGPFDWKDNQLQSLIESLDQLAVEQSPVVLEIYKADSFRPLSHKIFFKVRKHETLDNLNQKICQLIDVKKDDTQSYVPHITIAQDLPEAEHDDLLGQLRMNPFTHLEEINEFHLIKQGKDEKWETMKTFYLKGD; this is translated from the coding sequence ATGTATTATGTGATCCTTTTTCCATCGCCATCTGTTCAAGATGAAGCAAATTCGTTCAGAAAAAGATTTGACTCTCACTATGCGCTTATTCCTCCTCATATTAAATTGACGGGTCCATTTGATTGGAAAGACAATCAATTACAATCACTGATTGAGTCACTTGATCAACTTGCAGTTGAACAATCACCCGTTGTTCTTGAAATCTACAAAGCTGATTCATTCAGACCACTTTCCCATAAAATTTTCTTTAAAGTTCGTAAGCATGAGACATTGGATAATCTGAACCAAAAAATCTGTCAGCTTATCGACGTCAAAAAGGATGATACTCAATCATATGTTCCGCATATCACGATTGCTCAGGATTTACCTGAAGCTGAACACGATGACTTGTTAGGACAACTACGAATGAATCCTTTTACTCATCTTGAAGAGATAAACGAGTTTCATCTTATAAAACAGGGAAAAGACGAAAAATGGGAGACCATGAAGACGTTTTACTTAAAGGGAGATTAA
- a CDS encoding alpha/beta hydrolase-fold protein, which yields MATLHGTLEDTVIHSRYLDDEVPLLLYFPPNYTPLSSYDVLICQDGKDYFQLGRIPRQMEKLMADYDVRETIIVGVPYPSVFERRERYHPEGKRSEAYRRFLAFELLPYLDEHYPTHPLPSARTLAGDSLAGTISFLTALEYPALFGQVMMHSPYVDQHVIKAARNHSYTNSLSIYHVIGSEETVVQMTNGEEADFLTPNLELSDILKETPVTYSFRIFEGNHTWTYWQKDLPTALKTMLPF from the coding sequence ATGGCCACACTTCATGGAACCTTAGAAGACACGGTGATTCATAGTCGTTACTTAGACGATGAGGTACCGCTTCTTTTATATTTCCCACCTAACTATACTCCTCTTTCATCATATGATGTATTAATCTGTCAGGATGGAAAGGACTATTTTCAGTTAGGAAGAATTCCTCGCCAAATGGAAAAGCTTATGGCAGATTACGATGTACGAGAAACAATTATCGTCGGCGTGCCTTATCCTAGTGTATTTGAACGAAGAGAGCGTTACCATCCAGAAGGCAAACGCTCAGAAGCTTACCGAAGATTTCTGGCTTTTGAATTACTTCCCTACTTAGATGAGCATTACCCTACTCACCCTTTACCATCAGCCAGAACACTAGCTGGTGATTCGCTAGCCGGAACCATTTCATTTCTCACTGCTTTAGAGTACCCTGCACTTTTTGGTCAAGTGATGATGCACTCACCATATGTGGATCAACATGTGATAAAAGCAGCTCGGAATCATTCGTATACGAACAGTTTATCAATTTACCATGTGATCGGTTCCGAGGAAACGGTGGTGCAGATGACAAATGGTGAAGAAGCTGATTTTCTTACACCTAATCTGGAGTTATCAGACATTCTAAAAGAAACTCCTGTGACCTACAGCTTTCGGATCTTCGAAGGAAATCATACGTGGACCTATTGGCAGAAGGATTTACCAACTGCATTAAAGACAATGCTACCCTTTTAA
- a CDS encoding phosphatidylglycerophosphatase A, with amino-acid sequence MLERVPCQTVEKAARQKLIERGVTIEAIAEIVFDLQKPYAENLDMASCIESTDAVLRKREIQHAILVGVELDVLAEKGLLSEPLLSMVKQDEGLFGVDETIALGSVFGFGSIAVTTFGYLDKQKVGIIQELDKRKEHVNTFLDDLVASIAASASARLAHRIRDLEENRRLVDIRKREEEDLIG; translated from the coding sequence ATGTTAGAAAGAGTCCCGTGTCAAACGGTTGAAAAGGCTGCTAGACAAAAGCTTATAGAACGTGGTGTGACAATAGAAGCGATTGCCGAAATTGTCTTTGATCTTCAGAAGCCCTATGCTGAAAATTTAGATATGGCTTCATGTATTGAAAGTACAGATGCAGTTCTTAGAAAAAGAGAGATCCAACATGCGATATTAGTTGGAGTTGAACTAGATGTACTAGCTGAAAAAGGTCTATTGAGTGAACCGTTACTAAGCATGGTGAAGCAGGATGAAGGATTGTTTGGGGTTGATGAAACCATCGCTCTTGGATCTGTTTTTGGCTTTGGCAGTATCGCAGTAACAACGTTCGGTTATCTAGACAAACAAAAAGTAGGAATCATACAAGAATTGGACAAGAGAAAAGAGCACGTGAACACGTTTTTAGATGATCTTGTGGCAAGTATTGCTGCGAGTGCCTCCGCGAGGCTTGCACATCGCATTCGTGATTTAGAAGAAAATCGTCGATTAGTTGATATTAGAAAAAGAGAAGAAGAGGATTTAATCGGTTAA
- a CDS encoding helix-turn-helix transcriptional regulator, whose product MFSSRLREQRLKHSLTMKQLGVRVNLAASTISGYENGNRKPDISILYLFADTFDISVDYLLGRTDISQPNHIAVITTESEQTLAVSLEEMEYLKESLTVFRKYRQLTDERH is encoded by the coding sequence ATGTTTTCATCTCGCCTTAGAGAACAACGATTAAAGCACAGTTTAACGATGAAGCAACTAGGTGTGAGAGTGAATCTAGCCGCATCAACCATATCAGGTTACGAAAATGGCAACCGAAAACCCGATATTAGCATTTTGTACTTATTCGCTGATACGTTTGATATCTCTGTTGACTACCTACTCGGAAGAACAGATATCAGTCAGCCCAATCACATTGCGGTGATTACAACAGAAAGTGAACAAACGCTTGCTGTCAGTTTAGAAGAAATGGAATACTTAAAAGAGAGTTTAACTGTTTTCCGGAAATACAGACAGCTTACAGATGAACGACACTAA
- a CDS encoding helix-turn-helix transcriptional regulator → MSLVKKARQNLGYSLEVAAREIGISAGYLSQIESGKRQISAERAKLIAKVYNVHLEEIFTPTRYGRKESTSQEEVDTQKTGGN, encoded by the coding sequence ATGAGCTTAGTAAAAAAAGCTAGACAAAACCTTGGATATAGTTTGGAAGTTGCTGCTAGGGAAATAGGGATCTCGGCTGGATATTTGTCGCAGATTGAAAGTGGAAAACGACAAATTAGTGCTGAAAGAGCAAAACTAATTGCTAAAGTGTATAATGTACATCTGGAAGAGATCTTCACTCCAACAAGGTATGGTAGAAAAGAGTCGACGAGTCAAGAGGAAGTAGATACACAAAAGACAGGCGGGAATTAA
- the fumC gene encoding class II fumarate hydratase codes for MQTRTEKDTIGEIQVPADRFWGAQTQRSLENFKIGEEKIPLEVVYAFVHLKKAAAIVNGSLKGLEKEKVDAITYAADQILDGKHDDHFPLVVWQTGSGTQSNMNVNEVIAYIANQWLTENGHDLKVHPNDDVNRSQSSNDTFPTAMHVATVLYVEQHLLPAVKTFTETLAEKEKAFEHVIKIGRTHLQDATPLTFGQEISGWKRMLEKCKVMIEQSTDHVRELAIGGTAVGTGLNAPPEFSEQVSAQISKQTGATFKSAANKFHALTSHDELVHLHSALKALAADAFKIANDIRLLASGPRCGIGEVIIPANEPGSSIMPGKVNPTQSEALTMVATQVFGNDASVGFAASQGHFQLNVFKPVIIFNVLQSLRLLSDGLQNFNDKCLIGLEPDEEKMTQYLNESLMLVTALNPHIGYENAAKIAKKAHSERTTLKEAAISSGLLTDEEFEAAVRPENMIHPK; via the coding sequence TTGCAAACACGTACAGAAAAAGACACGATTGGTGAAATTCAAGTACCTGCAGACCGTTTTTGGGGAGCTCAAACACAACGTAGTTTAGAAAACTTTAAAATCGGTGAAGAAAAAATTCCATTAGAAGTAGTCTACGCCTTTGTTCATCTAAAAAAAGCAGCTGCTATTGTAAACGGTTCATTAAAAGGATTAGAAAAAGAAAAAGTGGACGCGATTACTTACGCTGCCGACCAAATTCTTGATGGAAAACATGATGATCACTTCCCATTAGTTGTTTGGCAAACAGGAAGTGGAACACAGTCCAACATGAATGTGAACGAAGTCATTGCCTACATAGCAAATCAATGGTTAACGGAAAATGGTCACGACCTAAAGGTTCATCCTAACGATGACGTAAACCGTTCACAAAGCTCAAATGATACATTCCCTACGGCGATGCACGTAGCAACCGTTCTATATGTAGAACAACATCTACTACCAGCAGTTAAAACATTTACAGAAACACTTGCAGAAAAAGAAAAAGCATTTGAGCACGTCATTAAAATTGGTCGAACCCATCTTCAAGATGCGACGCCTTTAACATTCGGTCAAGAAATTAGCGGCTGGAAGCGTATGCTTGAGAAGTGTAAAGTGATGATCGAGCAAAGCACTGACCACGTGAGAGAACTCGCAATAGGCGGAACTGCAGTCGGAACAGGACTTAACGCACCCCCAGAATTCTCTGAGCAGGTGTCTGCCCAAATTTCTAAACAAACAGGAGCAACGTTTAAATCAGCAGCTAACAAGTTTCATGCATTAACGAGTCATGATGAGCTGGTTCACCTTCACAGTGCATTAAAAGCCCTAGCTGCAGATGCATTTAAGATTGCTAACGACATTCGTCTGCTTGCAAGTGGTCCACGTTGCGGTATTGGAGAAGTGATTATTCCAGCTAACGAGCCTGGAAGCTCCATTATGCCAGGTAAAGTGAACCCTACTCAAAGTGAAGCACTTACGATGGTAGCTACTCAAGTGTTTGGAAATGATGCATCCGTTGGGTTTGCAGCAAGCCAAGGTCATTTCCAATTAAATGTATTCAAACCGGTTATTATCTTTAATGTTCTTCAATCTCTTCGTCTACTTTCTGACGGTCTACAAAACTTTAATGACAAATGTTTAATTGGACTTGAGCCGGACGAAGAAAAGATGACACAATATCTAAATGAATCACTCATGCTTGTTACGGCTTTAAACCCTCACATTGGGTATGAAAATGCAGCTAAGATTGCTAAAAAAGCACACTCTGAGCGAACAACACTTAAAGAAGCAGCCATCAGCTCAGGTTTATTAACAGATGAAGAATTCGAAGCGGCCGTGCGTCCTGAGAACATGATCCATCCAAAATAA